One genomic window of uncultured delta proteobacterium includes the following:
- a CDS encoding hypothetical protein (Evidence 5 : No homology to any previously reported sequences) yields MQTVADRIIAFNTSLEFTAPLPPGDTAQHRLFFQKNNTFMYNASML; encoded by the coding sequence ATGCAGACCGTCGCCGACCGCATCATTGCCTTCAACACATCCCTGGAATTCACCGCACCCCTGCCGCCGGGAGATACGGCGCAACACAGGCTGTTCTTTCAAAAAAATAATACGTTCATGTACAACGCAAGTATGCTATAG
- a CDS encoding Flavodoxin/nitric oxide synthase, which yields MADLVIISHSGYGHTQKQADAVLEGVKSVPGVTVKAIAIDKDGKVPETAWDDLAAADGIIFGAPTYMGGPSWQFKKFADASSKVWTPATWQDKIAAGFTNSASINGDKHSTIAYLITLAMQHGMLWVGTGMKPSNTLAAQRNDVNWLGAYAGLMAQSPSDSSPAQGPLPGDLETARLFGKRVAELVSRLSAK from the coding sequence ATGGCAGACCTCGTCATCATTTCCCATTCCGGCTACGGCCACACCCAAAAACAGGCTGACGCCGTTCTTGAGGGCGTGAAAAGCGTGCCCGGCGTCACCGTAAAAGCCATCGCCATCGATAAGGACGGCAAAGTCCCGGAAACCGCCTGGGACGATCTGGCGGCAGCCGACGGGATCATCTTCGGCGCGCCCACGTATATGGGCGGCCCGAGCTGGCAGTTCAAGAAGTTCGCGGACGCGTCCTCCAAAGTCTGGACGCCCGCGACCTGGCAGGACAAAATCGCCGCCGGGTTCACCAATTCCGCGTCCATCAACGGCGACAAGCACTCCACCATCGCCTACCTGATAACCCTGGCCATGCAGCACGGCATGCTCTGGGTGGGTACCGGCATGAAGCCCTCCAACACGCTCGCCGCCCAGCGCAACGACGTCAACTGGCTGGGCGCGTATGCCGGGCTGATGGCCCAGTCCCCGTCGGACAGCAGCCCGGCCCAGGGCCCCCTGCCCGGCGACCTGGAAACCGCCCGGCTTTTCGGCAAGCGCGTGGCCGAACTGGTCAGCCGCCTGAGCGCGAAGTAA